From Hymenobacter sedentarius, a single genomic window includes:
- a CDS encoding BrxA/BrxB family bacilliredoxin, with protein MAVYPEYMVAPIRQDLTEVGFEQLMTPEEVDSALASNEGTVLVAVNSVCGCAAAKARPALKMALASADKKPGKLVTVFAGMETEAVAKMREHLLPYPPSSPCIALFKDGELVHMIERYHIEGSDAMRIVNNLQGAFEEYC; from the coding sequence ATGGCAGTTTATCCCGAATACATGGTGGCGCCCATCCGGCAAGACCTTACCGAAGTTGGTTTCGAGCAGTTGATGACCCCCGAAGAAGTGGATTCCGCACTGGCCTCGAACGAAGGCACCGTGCTGGTGGCCGTAAACTCGGTGTGCGGCTGTGCCGCCGCCAAGGCCCGCCCGGCCCTGAAAATGGCCCTGGCCAGCGCCGACAAAAAGCCCGGCAAACTCGTGACCGTATTTGCCGGCATGGAAACCGAAGCCGTAGCCAAGATGCGCGAGCACCTGCTCCCGTATCCTCCCTCGTCGCCCTGCATCGCCCTGTTCAAAGACGGCGAGCTGGTGCACATGATTGAGCGCTACCACATCGAAGGTTCCGACGCCATGCGCATCGTGAACAACCTGCAAGGCGCTTTCGAAGAATATTGCTAA
- a CDS encoding glycoside hydrolase family 43 protein has translation MLNLLKTKATAPVLAAALALLGACQSNTTKQETATSTDTSAPADTAKAKKPLSEPLVRDIYTADPSAHVFGGKIYIYPSHDIEAGIPENDKGDHFAMRDYHILSMDSINGKVTDHGVGLDIKDIPWAGRQLWAPDAAFKNGTYYLYFPVKDKQDVFRIGVATSKSPTGPFEAEPTPIAGSFSIDPAVFTDTDGKAYMYFGGLWGGQLQRWQGGKYNPNAPEKEPNGNQPAIGPRVAKLSADMKHFDGPVQEIKILDENGKPLLASDNNRRFFEGGWMHKYKGKYYFSYSTGDTHLLVYATGDSPTGPFTYQGVIMKPVQGWTTHHSIIPIKDKWYIFYHDTQLSSKTWLRNIKVTEMKRRADGSIETITP, from the coding sequence ATGCTTAATCTCCTAAAAACGAAAGCGACTGCGCCGGTGCTGGCGGCCGCTTTGGCCCTACTGGGCGCTTGCCAGAGCAACACCACTAAGCAGGAAACCGCCACGAGTACCGACACTTCGGCTCCTGCCGACACCGCCAAGGCGAAGAAGCCGCTGTCGGAGCCGCTGGTGCGCGACATCTACACCGCCGACCCCTCGGCGCACGTGTTTGGAGGCAAGATTTACATCTACCCGTCGCACGACATCGAAGCCGGCATTCCGGAGAACGACAAAGGCGACCATTTCGCCATGCGCGACTACCACATCCTGTCCATGGACAGCATCAATGGCAAGGTCACCGACCACGGCGTAGGGCTCGATATCAAGGACATTCCCTGGGCCGGCCGGCAGCTGTGGGCCCCGGACGCGGCCTTTAAAAACGGCACCTACTACCTCTACTTCCCCGTGAAGGACAAGCAGGACGTGTTCCGCATCGGGGTGGCCACCAGCAAGTCGCCCACTGGACCGTTCGAAGCCGAGCCCACGCCCATTGCCGGCAGCTTCAGCATCGACCCCGCCGTGTTTACCGATACCGACGGCAAGGCCTACATGTACTTCGGTGGCCTCTGGGGTGGGCAGCTCCAGCGCTGGCAAGGCGGTAAATACAACCCCAACGCGCCCGAAAAAGAGCCCAACGGCAACCAGCCCGCAATTGGCCCTCGCGTAGCCAAGCTCAGCGCCGACATGAAGCATTTCGATGGCCCCGTGCAGGAAATCAAAATCCTGGACGAGAATGGCAAGCCCCTGCTGGCCAGCGATAACAACCGCCGGTTCTTCGAAGGCGGCTGGATGCACAAATATAAGGGCAAGTACTACTTCTCCTACTCCACCGGCGACACGCACCTGCTGGTGTATGCCACCGGCGACTCGCCCACGGGCCCGTTCACGTACCAGGGCGTCATCATGAAACCGGTGCAGGGCTGGACCACGCACCACTCCATCATCCCCATCAAAGACAAGTGGTACATCTTCTACCACGACACCCAACTCTCGAGCAAAACCTGGCTGCGCAACATCAAAGTCACAGAAATGAAGCGCCGCGCCGATGGCAGCATCGAAACCATTACGCCGTGA
- a CDS encoding pirin family protein, whose protein sequence is MDTTLATTYRRIFQVIDGNKKAVGDGFQVTSPMPGPRIRQLSPFLLIDHIGPMTVAPSDKPLGSPPHPHRGFETVTIMYQGVLAHRDTAGHQGNIGPGDVQWMTAGAGLMHEELYEKEFTRQGGTLEVVQLWVNMPKKDKMAPPNYQDIPSAAIKTLPTPDGKGTIRVIAGSYEGVRGPATTFSPITMLDLHLAKGGELTLNLPADYNVGLYIVKGDVLINGDRPATTKQFVVLGWDSSATSITCQEDSIVLVLAGEPIEEPLATYGPFVMNTNKELVQAIADFESGAMGKFEDHD, encoded by the coding sequence ATGGACACTACTCTAGCGACTACTTACCGCAGAATCTTTCAGGTGATTGACGGCAACAAAAAAGCCGTGGGCGATGGCTTCCAGGTGACCAGCCCCATGCCCGGGCCGCGCATCCGGCAGCTCAGCCCCTTCCTACTCATCGACCACATCGGCCCCATGACGGTAGCCCCGAGCGACAAGCCCCTGGGCTCGCCGCCCCACCCCCACCGCGGCTTCGAAACCGTGACCATCATGTACCAGGGCGTGCTCGCGCACCGCGACACGGCCGGCCACCAGGGCAACATCGGCCCCGGCGACGTGCAGTGGATGACCGCCGGCGCCGGCCTCATGCACGAGGAGCTGTACGAGAAGGAGTTCACCCGCCAGGGCGGCACGCTGGAAGTGGTGCAGCTGTGGGTGAACATGCCCAAAAAAGACAAGATGGCGCCGCCCAACTACCAGGACATTCCCTCCGCGGCCATCAAAACCCTGCCCACGCCCGATGGCAAAGGCACCATCCGCGTGATTGCAGGCTCCTACGAAGGCGTGCGTGGCCCGGCCACTACCTTTTCGCCCATAACCATGCTGGACCTGCACCTGGCCAAAGGCGGCGAACTCACCCTTAATCTGCCCGCCGACTACAATGTGGGCCTGTACATCGTGAAGGGCGACGTGCTCATCAACGGCGACCGCCCCGCGACCACCAAGCAGTTCGTGGTATTGGGCTGGGATTCTTCGGCTACGAGCATTACGTGCCAGGAAGACAGCATCGTGCTGGTGCTCGCCGGCGAGCCCATCGAAGAACCGCTGGCGACGTATGGCCCTTTCGTGATGAACACGAACAAGGAGCTGGTGCAAGCCATTGCGGACTTTGAAAGCGGCGCCATGGGCAAGTTTGAGGACCATGATTAA
- a CDS encoding M28 family peptidase produces MKSFFPITAFTCLLLSSAALAQAPLTVPASVKQAMDQVRPDAIKAHIAYLADDRLQGRQAGTPGYQMAVDYVVKQLKTMGVQPAGEGGTYIQKVRLRKAFLKPGATFVARDAQGTALPLTAGQDYVIYPSPELASTSVTNAPLAFAGFGISAPELGYDDYAGLDVKGKVVVIVPGAPRTFASTVASASRDMSGILQAAAKHGAVGLILASTHAAPLPDLKRGTYSVLGPNGKVAASRTFAVGSRQQLYAAVNAATLQRLMQAASLDTTQVFASIKSGKPASSALKTSVSAAAQSTYQDIESYNVVGKFTGSDAKLNKEYVVHSAHLDHIGITAPVKGDSINNGAHDNASGVACVLEIAKIYSKLKEKPKRSMLFVFMTGEELGLLGSAAFTANPTVPKASIVADVNMDMPTIIAPLLSVVALGGQHSTLLEPVKRATAYLGIALEQDPEPEQNRFIRSDQYNFVTAGIPALHIKYGNKTADGRNNLSEEVQKWRAVTYHKPQDDINGLFDFEAGKKYVQLCFLIGYQVAQNPVRPTWNKGDFFGQRYGSR; encoded by the coding sequence ATGAAATCCTTCTTTCCAATTACCGCCTTCACTTGCCTGCTATTGAGCAGCGCCGCCCTAGCGCAAGCGCCACTCACGGTGCCCGCATCCGTTAAGCAGGCCATGGACCAAGTCCGGCCCGACGCCATCAAAGCCCACATTGCCTACCTGGCCGATGACCGGCTGCAGGGCCGCCAGGCCGGCACGCCCGGCTACCAAATGGCCGTTGACTATGTCGTGAAGCAGCTAAAAACCATGGGTGTGCAGCCCGCTGGCGAAGGCGGTACCTATATTCAGAAGGTGCGCCTGCGCAAGGCGTTTCTGAAGCCGGGCGCCACTTTCGTGGCCCGCGACGCGCAAGGCACGGCCCTGCCCCTCACGGCTGGCCAAGACTATGTTATTTACCCCAGTCCGGAGCTGGCCAGCACCAGCGTAACCAATGCGCCGCTGGCTTTCGCAGGCTTCGGCATCAGCGCGCCCGAGTTGGGCTACGACGACTACGCGGGTCTCGACGTAAAAGGCAAAGTGGTGGTGATTGTGCCAGGCGCTCCCCGCACGTTTGCCTCCACGGTGGCCTCCGCTAGCCGGGATATGTCGGGCATCTTGCAGGCAGCCGCCAAGCACGGTGCCGTGGGGCTGATTTTGGCTTCGACACACGCCGCGCCGTTGCCTGATTTGAAGCGGGGAACCTACAGCGTGCTGGGGCCCAATGGCAAGGTAGCGGCGTCGCGAACCTTCGCCGTAGGCAGCCGCCAGCAGCTTTACGCCGCGGTAAACGCCGCGACGCTCCAGCGCCTGATGCAAGCGGCCTCCTTGGATACCACCCAAGTCTTCGCTTCCATCAAAAGTGGCAAGCCAGCGTCGTCGGCATTGAAAACCTCCGTAAGCGCCGCCGCGCAGTCCACGTACCAGGACATTGAGAGCTACAACGTGGTGGGCAAATTCACGGGCTCCGATGCCAAACTCAACAAGGAATACGTGGTGCATTCGGCCCACCTCGACCACATCGGCATCACCGCGCCGGTGAAGGGCGACTCCATCAACAACGGCGCGCACGACAATGCCTCCGGTGTAGCCTGCGTGTTGGAAATCGCCAAAATCTACTCCAAGCTCAAGGAGAAGCCCAAGCGCAGCATGCTGTTCGTGTTCATGACCGGCGAGGAGTTGGGCCTGCTGGGTTCGGCGGCCTTCACGGCCAATCCCACCGTCCCCAAGGCCAGCATCGTGGCCGATGTGAACATGGACATGCCTACCATCATTGCCCCGCTGCTGTCGGTGGTGGCGCTGGGCGGCCAGCATTCCACCCTGCTGGAGCCGGTGAAACGCGCCACCGCCTACCTGGGCATTGCGCTGGAACAGGACCCCGAGCCCGAGCAAAACCGCTTCATCCGCAGCGACCAGTACAACTTCGTGACGGCCGGCATTCCCGCACTCCACATCAAATACGGCAACAAAACCGCCGACGGCCGCAACAATCTCAGCGAAGAAGTGCAGAAGTGGCGCGCCGTCACGTACCACAAGCCACAAGACGACATCAACGGCCTGTTCGACTTCGAGGCCGGCAAGAAATACGTGCAGCTCTGCTTCCTGATTGGCTACCAGGTAGCTCAGAATCCCGTCCGGCCCACCTGGAACAAGGGCGACTTTTTCGGCCAGCGCTACGGCAGCCGGTAA
- a CDS encoding DUF1028 domain-containing protein yields the protein MLSKSLLSFLLLVLLRLPLAAQMYSTTDPFAHTFSIVARDPATGEMAVAVQSHWFSVGTSVSWGEAGVGVVATQSFTNKSFGLRGLALLKSGKSAQQALDELLANDEGRDVRQVAILDNQGRVATHTGKKCVDMAGHQQGNQFSVQANMMLSDKVWPAMAKAYEQNAKLPLAERVLAALDAAQAAGGDIRGRQSAALLVVRGKATEGPWADRLVDLRVDDHAAPLVELRRLLSLHRAYEHMNAGDLAVEKNDMPKAIQEYQAAEKMFPQNLEMKYWHAITLANKQQVPAALALLRPIFKQEPNWRTLTERLPKVGLLTVSDAELKQILSLK from the coding sequence ATGCTCTCCAAATCACTACTCTCATTTCTGCTGCTGGTGTTGCTGCGCTTGCCTCTGGCTGCCCAAATGTATTCCACCACCGACCCCTTTGCCCACACCTTCAGCATAGTGGCGCGCGACCCCGCCACCGGCGAAATGGCCGTGGCCGTGCAAAGCCACTGGTTTTCGGTGGGCACTTCCGTGAGCTGGGGCGAGGCCGGCGTGGGCGTGGTAGCCACGCAGTCCTTCACCAATAAATCCTTTGGCCTGCGCGGGCTGGCCTTGCTGAAAAGCGGCAAATCAGCCCAACAAGCGCTGGACGAATTGCTGGCCAACGACGAAGGCCGCGACGTGCGCCAGGTAGCCATTCTCGATAATCAGGGCCGCGTGGCCACTCACACCGGCAAGAAGTGCGTCGACATGGCCGGGCATCAGCAAGGCAACCAGTTTTCGGTGCAGGCCAACATGATGCTGTCGGATAAAGTGTGGCCCGCCATGGCCAAGGCCTACGAGCAAAACGCCAAGCTGCCCCTGGCCGAGCGGGTGCTGGCCGCGCTCGATGCGGCCCAGGCCGCGGGCGGCGACATCCGCGGCCGGCAGTCGGCCGCGCTGCTGGTAGTGCGCGGCAAGGCCACCGAAGGCCCCTGGGCCGACCGCCTCGTGGACTTGCGCGTGGACGACCACGCCGCCCCACTCGTTGAGCTGCGCCGCCTGCTGAGCCTGCACCGCGCCTACGAGCACATGAACGCCGGCGACCTGGCCGTGGAGAAAAATGACATGCCCAAAGCCATCCAGGAGTATCAGGCCGCCGAAAAGATGTTTCCCCAGAACCTGGAAATGAAGTACTGGCACGCCATCACCCTGGCCAACAAGCAGCAGGTGCCCGCCGCCCTGGCCCTGCTCCGCCCCATTTTCAAGCAGGAGCCAAACTGGCGCACCCTCACCGAACGCCTGCCCAAAGTGGGTTTGCTCACGGTGAGCGACGCGGAACTCAAGCAGATTCTGAGCCTGAAGTAG
- a CDS encoding ABC transporter ATP-binding protein, translating to MPDLSPPVIRVSYLSKRFGAHAVVQDVSFELAAGETLVLLGPSGCGKTTLLKMLNRLIEPDSGTVEINGQNVLSQRPETLRRGIGYVIQQVGLLPHYTVAENVAVVPRLLGHAPAAIEYRTTALLTRLHLPPARYAGQYPHQLSGGQQQRVGLARALAADPPIILLDEPFGALDPLTRASIRREFRELEELRRKTVVLVTHDVTEAFELADRILLLDAGKVQQLGTPRELLFQPNNSFVRSFFAGERLALQLRTLTLGDVFSGDELRRVEAKETEEATVADSNAPARFTTYITVNEALEALTGSQAPTAATFTVAELMAAFGQALQREEDAWKR from the coding sequence ATGCCCGACCTTTCCCCGCCTGTTATCCGTGTTTCTTACCTCAGCAAGCGCTTTGGGGCACACGCCGTGGTGCAGGACGTGTCCTTTGAGCTCGCGGCCGGCGAAACGCTGGTGCTGCTCGGGCCCAGCGGCTGCGGCAAAACCACGCTGCTCAAGATGCTCAACCGCCTGATTGAGCCGGACAGTGGCACCGTAGAAATCAACGGGCAGAACGTGCTGAGCCAACGGCCCGAAACACTGCGGCGCGGCATCGGCTACGTCATTCAGCAGGTGGGGCTGCTGCCGCACTACACTGTGGCCGAAAACGTGGCCGTGGTGCCGCGCCTGCTCGGCCACGCGCCGGCCGCCATCGAGTACCGCACCACGGCGCTGCTCACCCGCCTGCATCTGCCACCCGCGCGCTACGCTGGCCAGTACCCGCACCAGCTCTCGGGCGGGCAGCAGCAGCGCGTGGGCCTGGCCCGCGCCCTGGCCGCCGACCCGCCCATTATCCTGCTCGACGAGCCCTTCGGCGCCCTCGACCCGCTGACCCGCGCCAGCATCCGCCGCGAGTTTCGGGAGCTGGAGGAGCTGCGCCGCAAAACGGTGGTCCTCGTCACCCACGACGTGACCGAAGCCTTCGAGCTGGCCGACCGCATTCTGCTGCTTGACGCGGGCAAGGTGCAGCAGTTGGGCACGCCGCGCGAGCTACTATTTCAGCCCAACAATTCCTTTGTGCGCAGCTTTTTTGCTGGCGAGCGTTTGGCCTTGCAGCTGCGCACGCTTACGCTCGGCGACGTTTTTTCCGGCGATGAGCTGCGGCGCGTGGAAGCAAAAGAAACTGAGGAAGCTACAGTCGCTGATAGTAATGCACCGGCTCGCTTCACTACATATATTACCGTCAACGAAGCCCTAGAAGCCTTGACCGGCAGCCAAGCCCCCACCGCAGCCACTTTCACCGTGGCCGAACTCATGGCGGCTTTTGGCCAGGCCTTGCAACGAGAGGAGGACGCATGGAAACGCTAA
- a CDS encoding ABC transporter permease/substrate-binding protein — METLTALFTFWHEQAGKLGEQTLQHIGLTAASLLLAVLLGVPLGLWLSRQPRWAPAVLGLAGVLQTVPSIALLGFLIPLLGIGPNPAIFALFLYSLLPIIRNTLAGIQGVPPAVVEAARGLGLTDGQLLRKVELPLALPVLMAGIRTATVINVGVATLAAYVAAGGLGEFIFGGIALNNPVMILAGALSAAGLALAFDALLGGVQKLSTRRLSQVGTALLVALPLLGALYLLPRATGKLLAGFSPEFVGRADGLPSLTKTYGLKHLPSVVLAPALVYEAARHADVDVIDGYSTDGRIRAYHLRVLQDDRRVFPPYYAVPVVRPALLLEHPELAAVLAQLDGQISDSVMTDLNYRADYLHQDPKAIAEAFLKRRGLWRAPRPAQAGAPVVRLGSKIFAEQYILAEMYAALIRGNTDLAVQTKTGLGGTTICFEALRTGAIDMYPEYTGTGLLVLLQPTPAVVDSLGGRPAAVLNYVRQEFRRRYELEWLAPLGFNNTYALLMRQQQAQQLGIASVSELGQYLRR, encoded by the coding sequence ATGGAAACGCTAACGGCCCTGTTCACATTCTGGCACGAGCAGGCCGGCAAGCTCGGCGAGCAAACCCTGCAGCACATCGGCCTCACAGCGGCCTCGCTACTGCTGGCGGTGCTTCTGGGCGTACCGCTGGGACTGTGGCTGTCGCGGCAGCCGCGCTGGGCGCCGGCGGTGCTGGGCCTGGCGGGCGTGCTGCAGACCGTGCCCAGCATTGCGCTGCTCGGCTTCCTGATTCCGCTGCTGGGCATTGGGCCGAATCCGGCCATTTTCGCGCTGTTCCTGTACTCGCTGCTGCCCATCATTCGCAACACGCTGGCTGGGATTCAGGGCGTGCCGCCGGCCGTGGTGGAAGCCGCCCGCGGCCTGGGCCTGACCGATGGGCAATTGCTCCGGAAAGTTGAGCTGCCGCTGGCCCTGCCGGTGCTTATGGCCGGCATCCGCACCGCCACGGTCATAAATGTGGGCGTGGCTACCCTGGCGGCCTACGTGGCGGCGGGTGGCCTGGGCGAGTTCATTTTCGGCGGCATCGCCTTGAATAATCCGGTGATGATACTGGCGGGCGCACTATCGGCGGCCGGACTGGCGCTGGCGTTTGACGCGCTGCTGGGTGGGGTGCAAAAATTGAGTACCCGCCGCCTGAGCCAGGTGGGCACGGCCCTGCTGGTGGCGCTGCCGCTGCTGGGTGCACTCTACCTGCTGCCCCGGGCCACGGGCAAGCTGCTGGCCGGCTTCAGCCCAGAGTTTGTGGGCCGGGCCGATGGGCTGCCCAGCCTCACCAAAACGTACGGCCTCAAGCACTTGCCCAGCGTGGTGCTGGCTCCCGCGCTGGTGTACGAAGCCGCCCGCCACGCCGACGTCGACGTCATCGACGGCTACTCCACCGATGGCCGCATCCGTGCCTACCACCTGCGCGTGCTCCAAGACGACCGCCGCGTTTTCCCGCCCTACTACGCCGTACCAGTCGTGCGCCCCGCGCTGCTGCTCGAGCACCCCGAGCTGGCCGCCGTGCTGGCTCAACTCGACGGGCAGATTTCCGATTCGGTGATGACCGACCTGAACTACCGGGCCGACTACCTGCACCAGGACCCCAAAGCCATTGCCGAAGCGTTTCTCAAGCGGCGCGGGCTCTGGCGGGCTCCCCGGCCAGCCCAAGCGGGCGCGCCGGTGGTGCGCCTGGGCTCTAAGATTTTTGCTGAGCAGTACATTCTGGCCGAGATGTACGCCGCCCTCATCCGCGGCAACACCGACCTGGCCGTGCAAACCAAAACCGGCCTCGGCGGCACCACCATCTGCTTCGAAGCTCTGCGCACCGGCGCCATCGATATGTACCCAGAATACACCGGCACCGGCCTGCTCGTGCTGCTGCAGCCTACGCCCGCCGTGGTCGACTCGCTGGGCGGCCGCCCCGCAGCTGTGCTTAACTACGTGCGTCAGGAATTTCGTCGCCGCTACGAGCTGGAGTGGCTGGCGCCGCTGGGCTTCAACAACACCTACGCCTTGCTGATGCGGCAGCAACAGGCCCAGCAACTCGGCATTGCTTCTGTTTCGGAGTTAGGCCAGTATTTGAGGCGGTAG
- a CDS encoding GNAT family N-acetyltransferase, which produces MTPFRLATATLADTPRLVRLVNSAYRGDSSRQGWTTEAHLLDGQRIDEEGIREMLAVPAAAMLLCLGPNEELLGSFYAHPTGSKVYLGMLAVDPTGQAQGVGKFLITAAEEYGRQHGCTVSKMTVISVRPELIAFYERQGYHQTGETEPFPTDPRYGIPKQPLTLLVLEKPLT; this is translated from the coding sequence ATGACCCCATTTCGCTTAGCCACGGCCACCCTAGCCGATACGCCCCGCCTCGTCCGCCTCGTAAACAGTGCCTACCGTGGCGACTCTTCCCGCCAGGGCTGGACCACCGAAGCCCATTTGCTCGACGGCCAGCGCATCGATGAAGAAGGAATCCGGGAGATGCTGGCCGTGCCGGCTGCGGCGATGCTGCTGTGCCTGGGCCCAAACGAGGAGCTGCTGGGTAGCTTTTACGCCCACCCAACCGGCTCTAAAGTGTACTTGGGCATGCTGGCGGTCGACCCCACTGGCCAGGCCCAGGGCGTGGGCAAGTTTCTCATCACAGCCGCCGAGGAATACGGCCGCCAGCACGGTTGCACGGTGAGCAAAATGACGGTCATCTCCGTACGCCCCGAGCTCATTGCCTTCTACGAGCGGCAGGGCTACCACCAAACCGGCGAAACCGAGCCCTTCCCTACCGACCCGCGCTATGGCATTCCTAAGCAGCCCCTCACCCTGCTGGTACTTGAGAAGCCGCTGACGTGA
- a CDS encoding TlpA family protein disulfide reductase codes for MNYLSALAFSLLLATTAHAQAPSPAPTAAPRPTIQVTEMSSVIDAAGNPLAFPVWRQMLATSEFKLRVAPGSSAAAPVFQVVARTPEERAAYLAQLPAPQESPFFTTGQTLAPFKLRDVNGRKYDSKDLAGKIVVLNFWFIGCPPCRAEIPELNKLVQQNAKRDDVVFLAVALDQRGAIEKFTQQFPLEYAVVADGRYVAEKYGIRSYPTNLVVDRQGKVVFHAQSHPNMVAYLQKAIDEAK; via the coding sequence ATGAACTACCTCTCCGCCCTGGCCTTCTCGCTGCTGCTTGCTACCACGGCTCATGCCCAGGCACCTTCGCCAGCTCCCACTGCCGCACCCCGGCCCACCATTCAGGTTACCGAAATGTCTTCCGTAATCGATGCGGCCGGCAACCCGCTGGCTTTTCCCGTGTGGCGCCAGATGCTGGCCACCAGCGAGTTTAAGCTGCGGGTCGCCCCTGGCTCCTCGGCCGCGGCGCCGGTATTTCAGGTAGTGGCGCGCACCCCGGAGGAGCGGGCCGCCTACCTGGCCCAGCTGCCGGCGCCCCAGGAAAGCCCCTTCTTCACCACCGGGCAAACGCTGGCGCCCTTTAAGCTGCGCGACGTGAACGGCCGCAAGTATGACAGCAAGGACCTGGCGGGCAAGATTGTCGTGCTCAACTTCTGGTTCATCGGCTGCCCTCCGTGCCGGGCCGAGATTCCGGAGCTCAACAAGCTGGTGCAGCAGAACGCCAAGCGCGACGACGTGGTCTTTCTGGCCGTGGCCCTGGACCAGCGCGGGGCCATTGAGAAATTTACCCAGCAGTTTCCCCTCGAGTACGCCGTGGTGGCCGATGGTCGGTACGTGGCCGAGAAGTACGGCATAAGGTCTTACCCCACCAACTTGGTGGTGGACCGCCAGGGCAAGGTGGTTTTTCATGCTCAGAGCCACCCCAATATGGTGGCCTACTTGCAGAAAGCCATCGACGAGGCGAAGTAA